A genomic window from Gossypium hirsutum isolate 1008001.06 chromosome D10, Gossypium_hirsutum_v2.1, whole genome shotgun sequence includes:
- the LOC107914813 gene encoding ER lumen protein-retaining receptor: MNIFRLAGDMTHLFSVLVLLLKIHTIKSCAGISLKTQELYAIVFTTRYLDLFTTYISLYNTIMKLIFLGSSISIVWYMRHHKVVRRSYDKDQDTFRHYLLMLPCLLLALLINEKFTFLEVMWAFSLYLEAVAILPQLVLLQRTRNIDNLTGQYVLLLGAYRALYVLNWIYRYFTEENYVHWITWVSGIVQTLLYADFFYYYFQSWKNNVKLQLPA, encoded by the exons ATGAACATATTCAGATTAGCAGGGGACATGACCCACTTATTTAGTGTTCTTGTTTTGCTTCTCAAGATCCATACCATCAAATCTTGTGCTG GCATTTCCTTGAAGACTCAGGAACTTTATGCTATTGTCTTCACTACTCGTTACTTGGATTTATTCACTACTTACATTTCTCTCTACAACACAATCATGAAGCTAATATTCCTGGGGAGTTCTATCTCAATTGTATGGTACATGCGACATCACAAGGTGGTTCGTAGATCTTATGATAAGGACCAGGATACATTTCGCCATTATCTCCTTATGTTGCCTTGCCTATTGCTTGCCCTTCTTATAAATGAGAAGTTCACCTTTTTGGAG GTCATGTGGGCATTTTCCTTATACTTGGAAGCAGTAGCCATACTTCCTCAGCTTGTATTGTTGCAAAGGACTAGAAATATTGACAACTTGACGGGACAATATGTGTTGCTCCTTGG TGCGTACCGAGCACTCTATGTTTTGAACTGGATTTATCGGTACTTTACTGAAGAGAACTATGTCCACTGGATAA CTTGGGTTTCAGGGATTGTCCAGACATTGCTTTATGCTGATTTCTTCTACTATTACTTCCAAAG TTGGAAGAACAATGTAAAGCTCCAGTTACCAGCTTGA